The DNA segment CTGGTGGGCGTCTTTCTTTCTTTGATCTATAAATAGTTGCAAATCAGCAGGTTGCGTGAATTCTAGGATCTCTTTGATCTTATAAACGGTCCTTTTTTCGACATGCTGAGCAAGACCGTCTTTTTCTAAATGCTCCGAAAGAAAAAGTTCGGTTCTTTTGCGGTCTTTAGAAACAAGATTTTTGAATAATAATTCGCGCATCGCTTTTCTCCGTTTCATCCAACATCAGAAATATAACATGTGCTTTGAATGAAACAAGATACGTAAGGCCGTTTTGGGAAACCGTTATCTTATCGACGGAGAAATAAAAAATGAAGAAAATAAAAGGGTGCCCCGCCACATTTTGTGGCGGGGCACCCTTTAAAACTTTCCCTTTAAATTTCCTACACCGACTCTTCTTGTGTTACCCGAATAACTTCACTGGGCGTTGTCACGCCCTTTTTAACCTTTTCCCAACCATCTTGGCGCAAAGTCCTCATCCCCGCCGCAATCGCCTTGGCCTTGATCTGGCTGGCAGTCGCGCGGGCTACGATCATATTACGCATTTCCTCATTTAAAAGCAGGAATTCATAGATCCCTTCGCGCCCATAATAACCGGTCATCTTGCAAAATTCACATCCCTTACCTTCATAAATCGCTGTGTTAGCTTCTTCCCCTTTTAAACCGAATTCTTTGATCGCTTCCGGTGTTATCTTCCCGGGTTGTTTGCATTTAGGGCAGATCAAGCGAATAAGCCTTTGAGCGATAAAACATTCTACGGAACTAGACACCAAATACGGCTCAACGCCCATATCTAAAAGCCTGGTCACAGCCGAAGCCGCGTCATTAGTATGAATAGTGGAAAAAACCAAATGCCCTGTCAAGGCCACTTGAATGGCGATTTCCGCCGTTTCATAGTCTCTGACTTCCCCAACCATCATAATATCAGGATCGTGGCGCAGCATCGAACGCAGGCCCGCCGAGAAACTCAATCCTATTTTTGGATTTATTTGGATCTGAGTGATCCCATTCAGCTGATATTCAATGGGATCTTCAATAGTGATGATCTTTCTTTCTAAAGTATTAATGCGCGCTAAACAAGAATAAAGTGTCGTTGTTTTTCCGGAACCCGTCGGCCCGGTCACAAAAATGATCCCATGCGGTTTTTTGATCAAATGATCCAAAGCCGCCAAATCTTTTTGATATAAACCAAGCTCCTCGAAGCTATACAATTTTGCCGAACTTAAGATCCTGATGACAACACTTTCGCCGTAATGCGTCGGCAAAAATGAAACGCGTAAATCCAGATCAATTTGCCCCACCCGTGTTTTAAACCGTCCATCCTGCGGAAGACGTTTCTCAGCAATATTGAGATTGGACATGATCTTAATGCGCGAATTGATCGAATCCTTAAAATGCTTGATCGTTGACGGCGTTCGGGCGTCATACAAAACTCCGTCAATACGATAACGCACACGCAACTCATCCTCAAAAGGTTCGATATGAATATCCGTCGCCCGGCTCTGATAGGCCTCCGCTAAAATCTGATGAAGAAATTTAGCAATGGAGGCTTCCGAGCCTATATCTTCCGTCGATTCAAAATCCGCGGTGGTGCGTTCTTGCGGCTGAACGGTGTCCATCATCTGTTCAATAGTTTCCGCGCCGACACCGTAATACTTTCTAATGGCTTCTAAAATATCTTTTTCGCTGGCCAAAACAGAAACCAACCTCGCCTTCACCACCAACCCTATGTCATCCAAGATATGAATGTCCAAAGGTTTGGTTAAAGCCACGGTCAAGGTATCATCCTTAAATTCCACCGGAATGATCTTATAATGATAAGCGAATTTGGCGGGAATCTTGTTGATCGCTTCAGGAGAGATCTTGATCTCTTTAAGGTTGACGAACTCAACGCCCAGTTGATCCGCCAGAATAGGCAAATAAACGGTTTCTTCGGTGACGAACCCTAAGCGAAGAAGCGTCACGCCTAAAAGTTCCCCGGTTTTCTTCTGTTCCTTTAAAGCTGTTTCAAGCTGTTGGGCACTTATGAGCTTTTTATCGACGAGAAGCTGCCCTAAGAGAGATTTGGTTTTGATTTTCATGAATAATTTAGCGACCGTTCGAGATTAATCTTGGACGATCACAACCCGGTAATAGCTGTTGTTAAAATCATCCATCGTTTTGTCGGAAAGTTTTACGTAGGCGGTAATATCCATTGGAATATCCACAATGGCTTCCCCGATCTTTTTATCGGCTTCAAAGATATCAAGCTTACTTCCCGTATCAAGGCCGTTCACTCTTCCCAAGGTAATAACACATTGAGCGGCCTTTTTATCGAGCCACAAAACGCCTTCTTTGCGTTTTAACTCTGCGGTACCGTAAATGGTTTCGGCGCGGGATAGATATTCTTCTAAATTAACGGGAGCACGGTTAACACGCCGGGCATCGGAAATAGGAAGAGCTTCTTGGGATTGCTCGGCGATCAAATTAGCCATTTGGACTTCCAGCGTGCCAAGTTTTTCCTGATAAGATTTATTGGCATTGCCGATAAAATAAAGCGCTGTTGCCGCGCAAATAAATGAAACGGCAATAAGCGATAATCCGATAATGAGTTTTAATTTATTTTGATCAGCCATTTTGTATTTTGAAATTCTAACGCTCTTATTTTTACACGCTGACCTTATAATGTCAACACAGGATAGGAAATTATAAAACGAAGAGCTACGGGGATGGTGGCTTCCTGGGTGATTTCGGTGAGCATCCGCAATCGCCGCAAGAAGACGATTTCTTTGAGAAATTCCGATAGATCATAATAATGGCTGTCAAAGCCACAACCACGACAGCCGCAATAGATTGAAAATCATTCATGAATATGTTCCCCGAAAAGTTTACTGCCAACCGAGCAAACGCCCGCCTTGAAAAACCGCCAACGCTAATACATACGCCAAGCCCGTCATATAAAAAACTTGGAAACACGGCCAGAACCAGCTATTCGTTTCCCGGCGAACAACGGCAATGGTGCTCATACATTGCATGGCAAAAACATAGAAGACCATCAGCCCAATACATACCAGTGGTGTAAAAAGCACACTTCCGTCGGGCCATCTAGCTTTTACAAAAGCTTCCCTCACCGAATCTGTTTCATCAGCCGCTTCATCAATATTGAACACAATGCTCATGGTACTGACAAAAACTTCCCGCGCCGCAAAAGAACCAACCAATCCAATGCCGATACGCCAATCGTATCCTAGCGGTTTAATGATCGGTTCCAGCGCTTCTCCGGTCATTCCCGCAAAGCTTTTTCTTAAACCCTCGGATGCCGTTAAGCCATCATGTTTAGGATATGTCATCAAAGCCCATAAAAGAATAGAGAGCCCAAAAATAATTGTCCCAGCTCTCTTTAAGAAAACAAGCGAGCGTTCCCACATATTGATAAGAACGGTTTTCCATGATGGCAAACGATATGGCGGAAGCTCCATGATCAAAAGCGGTGTTTGACTTTTCAAAAGCGTTTTTTTAAAGATCCACGCCATCACAAAAGCCCCTAACATTCCCAATAAATACATAATAAGGATGATGCCGGCTTTTTGCGGCGCCGAAGCTGAAGGCATTAAAGTTGCGATCATCACGGTATAAACCGGCAAACGCGCCGAACAACTCATTAAAGGCGCCACCAGAATAGTGACAAGACGGTCTTTAGGATTTTCTATTGTCCGCGCCGACATAATTCCCGGAATAGCGCACGCAAAAGAACTAAGAAGAGGAATGAATGATTTTCCGTGCAAACCCACTTTGCTCATCACTCGGTCCATAATAAATGCCGCCCGTGCCATATAACCGGTGTCTTGAAGTAAGCCGATAAAGAAAAACAAGATCAGAATTTGCGGCAAAAAGATAACAACCGCCCCCACCCCGGCAATAACTCCGTCGGTGAGAAGGTCGCGCAAATCACCCGGTGGCATCATTGTCTTAACCGTATCGGTTAAGGCGGAAAAAACCTGATCGATCCAATCCATTGGATAGCTGGCAACCGAAAAGATGGTAAAAAACATTAATACCATCAACCCTAAAAAGATCACCCAGCCCCAGATCCGGTGAGTGAGGATATTGTCTAATTTATCGGTGACCGTTAAAACACTTTGATCAGATTCTTTCGTAACGGATCTGACAATATTCTGGATCCAGGCGTAGCGTGCCTCAACCGCGGCTGAGCGCCAATTGATATTTTGCGTTTGGAGTTTTTGTCGTAAATTTTTAATGTAATCGACAACCACTTTGTTTTCCGGTAAGGTGTGGTCTTCGGCAGAAATAAAAATGATCGCTTGAGAAAAAACTGTTTTAGCATCGGCAAATGTTTCGTGAAATAAGAATTCCGTGAATTCTTTAACCTCTGCTTCCATCACCGGCGGCATTTTCCATGGGCGGTCTTTTGGCATTTTCCCTCCGCCGCTAATGATGGCTTTCTTAAGTTCCTCAATGCCTTCATTGCGGCTGGCTACCGTCGGGATAACCGGAATTCCTAAAACGGCCGAAAGCTTCACAGCATCAATTTCCTGTCCGCGCCGTTTAGCGGTGTCAACCATGTTCAGCGCGATCACCATCGGAATTCCCAGATCCTGGATCTGGCTGACCAAATAAAGGTTACGCTCTAAATTGCTGGCATCCACGACACAGACAACGACATCAGGCTTGGGCGTATCAACGATCTTCCCAAGCAAAACATCTCGGGCTACTTTTTCATCCGGTGAACGCACCGCCAAACTGTAAGTTCCCGGAAGATCTAAGATATTGATCTCCCGCTGGTGGCCTGTCACCATGCGGCCAATTTTTTTCTCGACGGTCACACCGGGATAATTGCCTACTTTTTGACGTAAATTTGTTAAGGCATTAAAAACAGTCGTTTTTCCTGAGTTGGGATTACCGGCTAAAGCAACAATAAGGGGAATTTGTTTTGAAGAAGCCTTTACGCTGGAGAGGATAGGATCGGACATATCTTAAGAAATAACAACCTTGATCACTTCGGCTTCTTTTTGGCGCAAAGAAAGATGATAGCCGCGCACTTTAATATCAATGGGATCGCCTAATGGCGCGAAACGCACCACTTCTAACTGCGTTCCGGGTGTTATGCCCATTTCCAAAAGGCGGAAACAAACTGCTTCATCGCCGTCTAGCTTTTGGACTTGGGCTTTTTGTCCCGCGTTCATTTCTTTAAGTGAAGTCATTTGTGCCATAAAAATTTTATTTTACGAGATGGTCTTGAGGATTGGTATTTTCAGATTCTACTTTTTCAACGATGATATTTTTAGCGAGGCGTTTACTTAAAACGATCTTTGATCCTGATGTACGGCAAATAAGCGCGCTGCCGTGCGACAGCTTGCAAACTTCCGTGTATTCGCAAAAGCCAAGCTCGCGCAGCCGATGGCAAACGCCCGGATCTCCGCATAGCTCTTTGACGCGCATGGTTTGTCCGATCTTCGCGTCATAAAGACTAACGACCGGACAGTGGATCACAAGTGGATTTTTTGGCTTTTCCATTTTATTAATTGTTAACGTTTCAGGAGTTGTATTTCGTGTCTTTGTGCTGCTGGGCTCGGTGGGCCTCTGGATTGGAAACACCTTTAATAGCGACTAGAACAGTGTAAAGAATATCCAATTTTAAGGCCGATGTCAATGTTATTTTTTCCCCAACAACTCAAACATTTTCTTTTTGTAGGCTTCTACGCCCGGCTGATCAAAAGGATTAACGCCGAGAAGATACCCGGAAACAGCCACCGCTTTTTCAAAGAAATAATACAGTTGGCCTAAGGTATTGGCGTTAATTTTAGGGATAGATAATGTCATATTCGGCACTCCGCCTTCAAAATGCGCACAAGCAGTTGCCTCATAAGCTTTTTTATTCACAAAATCCAAACTCTTTCCTGCCACATAATTGAATTTATCCAGGTCATCTTTTTCTTTAGGAATAATGACTTTATGACGCGGTTGGTCGATCATCAGAAATGTTTCAAAAATATTTCTCTGGCCGTCCTGCATGAGTTGTCCCATAGAATGCAGATCAGCGGTAAGCGTTAAAGACGCCGGAAAAATTCCCTGACCATTTTTGCCTTCGCTTTCCCCGAAAAGTTGCTTGAACCATTCAGCCACATAAAACATATCCGGATAAAAAGAGGAAACCACTTCAATGATCTTCCCTTTTTTATAAAGTAAGTACCGCGCTGCCGCGTACTGATAGGCAATATTCCTGGAGAGATCTTTTTGCGAAAATTCTTCCTGTGCTTCCCGAGCGCCTTCCACCAGGTCTTTGATATTGATGCCGGCAATCGCCAAAGGCACAAGTCCGACGGGCGTTAGAACCGAAAACCGTCCGCCGATATCATCAGGGATCACAAAAGTTTTATATCCATTTTTTTCGGCAATAGCGCGTAACGCCCCTTTTTTGGCATCGGTAACGCAGACAATTCTTTTTTTAAGTTGAGCGCCGCTATATTTACTCTCCATGAATTTCTTGACAATGCGAAATGCCAGCGCCGGTTCGGTGGTCGTTCCGGATTTAGAAATAACCACAACGCTCACCCGTTTATTCTTGAGAGCCGCTAAAAGCGTAAAAAGTCCGTCACTGCTTAAATTTTGCCCGGCGTAATAAATAGGGAGCTTGACCTCTTCGCTTAAGAATTCAACCGTCGCGCGAATTCCCAAATACGAACCGCCGATCCCAATGCTGATCACACAATCCGATTGTTTTTGCAGATCTTTTGCGCATTTTTGAATTTCGCTTAAGACGCCACTGGTTATTTTGGAAGGTAAATCAACCCAGCCGGTAAATTCAGCTCCTTTGCCTTTTTTTTGCTCAATGGCATCATGAATACGTTCAATATCCGAAGTAAGATTAGAAAAATCCGCTTCGCTAATAAAACCTTTTAAATTATCTTTATTAAGCGTTATATCCATCGATTAACCTTTCGAGCTTTCCGACATTTGAATTGTTAGAAAATCTCCCTCCGGAGCTTCGGCTGTTTCAATGATCCCGCCGCCCAACACAATATCTTGATCATAAAAAACCACCGATTGGCCCGGTGTAACGGATTTTTGCGGCTCATCAAATTCAACTTTTGCGCGGTCATTATCTAATGTAGTGACCCGCGCCGGAATTTCTTTATGATTATAACGAATTTTAACCTGAACGCGAAGATTTTTTAAAGGAGGATTAATGCTTACAAAGTTTAATTTATGCGCCAACAAAGAACGAGAATAGAGCCGCGCGATGTCGCCGATATAGACGGTATTTTCCTTTTTGTCGATCTTGTAAACATAAACGGGCCGGCCGAAGGAAACGCCCAATTGATCTCTCTGGCCAATCGTATAATACGCAATGCCTTTGTGCTGGCCGACGATCTTTCCGCTTTCATCTTTCATCGGGCCCGGCATCATAACTTCTTTGCCAAGGCGATCTTCTAAGAATTTCTTATATCCTGTTTCCGGAATAAAACAAATATCTTGGCTTCCGGGTTTTTCGGCATTATTAAGCCCATATTTACGCGCCAGTTCCCGTACTTGCGTTTTTGTAATATCCCCCAACGGAAATAGGACAAAAGGTAAAGTTTCTTTCTTCATGCTGTAAAGAAAATAAGACTGCTCTTTGAATTGGTCTTCGCCTTTCTTAAGTTCAAAGCGATTCTTCTCTGTAGAAAAATGGATCTTGGCATAATGGCCGGTGGCCAGATAATCAGCGCCCATGGAGCGCACCTTTTCAAAAAGCGAACCGAATTTCAAATGTTGATTACACTGAACGCAAGGGTTTGGCGTGCGTCCGCTTAAATATTCATCGGTAAAATTCTGGATGATCTTTGTATCAATGTCTTCGGCAAAATTCCAAACATAATGAGGGATTCCTAAGATCTGCGCCGAACGCTTGGCATCTTCTATTCCGTCAATACCACAACAAGAAGGCTTTTTGTTGTTAGGATGCGTTATATTAAAACACATCGTTACCCCGACAACATCGTGCCCGGCTTCTTTCATCATCCCTGCCACAACGGAAGAATCCACTCCGCCTGACATGGCGACAAAAACTTTCTTTTTGTTAGCTTGATTGATCATATATTTCTGTGGCTTCTTTGATACATTGATACGTAACGCGCACTAATTCATCTAATTCTTTTATGGAAATGGACAAAGGCGGCATTAAAACAACAACATTGCCTAGGGGACGCAAAATAACACCGTATTTTCTCGCTCTTTGACAAACCTTGATGCCTATTTTTTCGTTCCAAAGATACGGCCGGCGTGTTGTTCGATCTTTGGAAAGCTCAATGCCAACCATAAAACCTTTTTGCCGAATCTCACCGACATGAGCTAAAGTATAGAACGATTTCAGTTTTTTTTCTAAAAATTTTATTTTAGGTTGAAGATTATATAATGTCTTTTCTGTTTTGAACACATCTAAATTAGCCAGCGCCGCCGCGCAGGAGAGCGGATTAGCCGTATAAGTATGCCCGTGAAAAAATGTTTTTTGGTCTTTGTAATCGAATAAAAACCCGTCAAAAATTTTCTGCGTCGTTAAGGTGGCCGCCAGCGGAAGATATCCACCCGTTAACCCCTTGGCCAGACACAAAATATCGGGAGAAACTTTTTCTTGTTCGCAAGCGAACATCGTTCCGGCGCGCCCAAACCCCGTTGCCACTTCATCGCAGATCAAAAAAACATTATATCTGCGGCATAATTGTTCCATTTTTTTAAGGATCCCGCGCGGCCAAACGAGCATTCCGGCGGCTCCTTGGATCAAGGGCTCAACGATAAGCGCGGCAACTTCGTTGCCGCGCTTCCTTAATAAACTTTCCAAATCCTTTAAGCATTTTTGCGCGTCGATCGCCGGTGACGGAATGGAAATTGTTTTAAAGATCATCTTCCGGTAAACCTTATGGAATAGATCAATCCCGCCGACACTGACCGACCCCAAGGTATCCCCGTGATAAGAATGTTCTAAATGTATTAATCCGGTTTTTTTCGTTTTCCCTGTATTTTGCCAATATTGATACGCCATTTTTATGGCCACTTCAACCGCGGTTGAGCCATTATCCGAATAGAAAACTTTTTTTAAACCCTTCGGCGCGATGTCAACAAGCCGTTTAGCCAATTGAACAGCCGCAACATTGGAAAGCCCTAAAAATGTCGAATGCGAAACTTTTTCTAATTGCTTTTTTACCGCCTTATTGATGTGGGGGTGATTATGGCCGTGGACATTGACCCACAGGCTAGAAACTCCGTCGATATACCAACGTCCGTTGATATCTTTTAAATAACTCCCCTTAGCCTCATCAATCACGAGCTGTTCTTCCGATAGCCAATCTCTCATTTGCGCAAAGGGATGCCAAACATATTCTTTATCAAGATCTTCGAAATTAATATTCTTAGGCTTTTCAAATTTCCCTAATATTTCTTTTAAGCTAATTTTATTTTTACAAGACTTTAAAATTTTAGCCTTGTTTAGATCTTTTAAATACGGCACAATGCCCATGATCGAAACTCCGCCAAGCTTTTTTATGGCTTCTGAATTTGTTTTTTCCGGAATTCCGGTTTTATCCTTACTTAATATATTGAAAATAACTCCCTTTATCCTGATCCCTTCGCCTTGAGCCTGCTTAATGGTTAAAAGCGTGTGATTAATTGTGCCTAATCCTAACCGCGAAACGATCACAGTATCTAAATTGAGATCTCTAATCAAATCCGCAACTAAATAATCGTCCACAAGCGGAACCAAAAGCCCGCCGGCGCCCTCGACGATAACAATGTCATGTTTTTCCTGAAGCTTTCGATATGTTGAAATTATTTTAGGAATATTTATTTGGATTTTAGCTCGTTTAAATGCTAA comes from the Candidatus Omnitrophota bacterium genome and includes:
- a CDS encoding ATPase, T2SS/T4P/T4SS family, translating into MKIKTKSLLGQLLVDKKLISAQQLETALKEQKKTGELLGVTLLRLGFVTEETVYLPILADQLGVEFVNLKEIKISPEAINKIPAKFAYHYKIIPVEFKDDTLTVALTKPLDIHILDDIGLVVKARLVSVLASEKDILEAIRKYYGVGAETIEQMMDTVQPQERTTADFESTEDIGSEASIAKFLHQILAEAYQSRATDIHIEPFEDELRVRYRIDGVLYDARTPSTIKHFKDSINSRIKIMSNLNIAEKRLPQDGRFKTRVGQIDLDLRVSFLPTHYGESVVIRILSSAKLYSFEELGLYQKDLAALDHLIKKPHGIIFVTGPTGSGKTTTLYSCLARINTLERKIITIEDPIEYQLNGITQIQINPKIGLSFSAGLRSMLRHDPDIMMVGEVRDYETAEIAIQVALTGHLVFSTIHTNDAASAVTRLLDMGVEPYLVSSSVECFIAQRLIRLICPKCKQPGKITPEAIKEFGLKGEEANTAIYEGKGCEFCKMTGYYGREGIYEFLLLNEEMRNMIVARATASQIKAKAIAAGMRTLRQDGWEKVKKGVTTPSEVIRVTQEESV
- the feoB gene encoding ferrous iron transport protein B — protein: MSDPILSSVKASSKQIPLIVALAGNPNSGKTTVFNALTNLRQKVGNYPGVTVEKKIGRMVTGHQREINILDLPGTYSLAVRSPDEKVARDVLLGKIVDTPKPDVVVCVVDASNLERNLYLVSQIQDLGIPMVIALNMVDTAKRRGQEIDAVKLSAVLGIPVIPTVASRNEGIEELKKAIISGGGKMPKDRPWKMPPVMEAEVKEFTEFLFHETFADAKTVFSQAIIFISAEDHTLPENKVVVDYIKNLRQKLQTQNINWRSAAVEARYAWIQNIVRSVTKESDQSVLTVTDKLDNILTHRIWGWVIFLGLMVLMFFTIFSVASYPMDWIDQVFSALTDTVKTMMPPGDLRDLLTDGVIAGVGAVVIFLPQILILFFFIGLLQDTGYMARAAFIMDRVMSKVGLHGKSFIPLLSSFACAIPGIMSARTIENPKDRLVTILVAPLMSCSARLPVYTVMIATLMPSASAPQKAGIILIMYLLGMLGAFVMAWIFKKTLLKSQTPLLIMELPPYRLPSWKTVLINMWERSLVFLKRAGTIIFGLSILLWALMTYPKHDGLTASEGLRKSFAGMTGEALEPIIKPLGYDWRIGIGLVGSFAAREVFVSTMSIVFNIDEAADETDSVREAFVKARWPDGSVLFTPLVCIGLMVFYVFAMQCMSTIAVVRRETNSWFWPCFQVFYMTGLAYVLALAVFQGGRLLGWQ
- a CDS encoding ferrous iron transport protein A, coding for MAQMTSLKEMNAGQKAQVQKLDGDEAVCFRLLEMGITPGTQLEVVRFAPLGDPIDIKVRGYHLSLRQKEAEVIKVVIS
- a CDS encoding FeoA family protein encodes the protein MEKPKNPLVIHCPVVSLYDAKIGQTMRVKELCGDPGVCHRLRELGFCEYTEVCKLSHGSALICRTSGSKIVLSKRLAKNIIVEKVESENTNPQDHLVK
- a CDS encoding glucose-6-phosphate isomerase: MDITLNKDNLKGFISEADFSNLTSDIERIHDAIEQKKGKGAEFTGWVDLPSKITSGVLSEIQKCAKDLQKQSDCVISIGIGGSYLGIRATVEFLSEEVKLPIYYAGQNLSSDGLFTLLAALKNKRVSVVVISKSGTTTEPALAFRIVKKFMESKYSGAQLKKRIVCVTDAKKGALRAIAEKNGYKTFVIPDDIGGRFSVLTPVGLVPLAIAGINIKDLVEGAREAQEEFSQKDLSRNIAYQYAAARYLLYKKGKIIEVVSSFYPDMFYVAEWFKQLFGESEGKNGQGIFPASLTLTADLHSMGQLMQDGQRNIFETFLMIDQPRHKVIIPKEKDDLDKFNYVAGKSLDFVNKKAYEATACAHFEGGVPNMTLSIPKINANTLGQLYYFFEKAVAVSGYLLGVNPFDQPGVEAYKKKMFELLGKK
- the mnmA gene encoding tRNA 2-thiouridine(34) synthase MnmA, coding for MINQANKKKVFVAMSGGVDSSVVAGMMKEAGHDVVGVTMCFNITHPNNKKPSCCGIDGIEDAKRSAQILGIPHYVWNFAEDIDTKIIQNFTDEYLSGRTPNPCVQCNQHLKFGSLFEKVRSMGADYLATGHYAKIHFSTEKNRFELKKGEDQFKEQSYFLYSMKKETLPFVLFPLGDITKTQVRELARKYGLNNAEKPGSQDICFIPETGYKKFLEDRLGKEVMMPGPMKDESGKIVGQHKGIAYYTIGQRDQLGVSFGRPVYVYKIDKKENTVYIGDIARLYSRSLLAHKLNFVSINPPLKNLRVQVKIRYNHKEIPARVTTLDNDRAKVEFDEPQKSVTPGQSVVFYDQDIVLGGGIIETAEAPEGDFLTIQMSESSKG
- the bioA gene encoding adenosylmethionine--8-amino-7-oxononanoate transaminase; protein product: MLGKFEKPKNINFEDLDKEYVWHPFAQMRDWLSEEQLVIDEAKGSYLKDINGRWYIDGVSSLWVNVHGHNHPHINKAVKKQLEKVSHSTFLGLSNVAAVQLAKRLVDIAPKGLKKVFYSDNGSTAVEVAIKMAYQYWQNTGKTKKTGLIHLEHSYHGDTLGSVSVGGIDLFHKVYRKMIFKTISIPSPAIDAQKCLKDLESLLRKRGNEVAALIVEPLIQGAAGMLVWPRGILKKMEQLCRRYNVFLICDEVATGFGRAGTMFACEQEKVSPDILCLAKGLTGGYLPLAATLTTQKIFDGFLFDYKDQKTFFHGHTYTANPLSCAAALANLDVFKTEKTLYNLQPKIKFLEKKLKSFYTLAHVGEIRQKGFMVGIELSKDRTTRRPYLWNEKIGIKVCQRARKYGVILRPLGNVVVLMPPLSISIKELDELVRVTYQCIKEATEIYDQSS